In one Pseudomonas tensinigenes genomic region, the following are encoded:
- the scpB gene encoding SMC-Scp complex subunit ScpB, translating into MNLTEPRELAPLLEAFLLASGKPQSLERLFELFEEGERPEPAVFKKALTLLGKSCEGRAFELKEVSSGYRLQIREKFSPWVGRLWEERPQRYSRALLETIALIAYRQPITRGEIEDVRGVAVNSNIVKTLLEREWIRVVGYRDVPGKPAMFATTKGFLDHFNLKNLEDLPPLAELREMETDPVLDFDDAPVPQNLQELADASAEPEEEKEETSFHTLLLELDSMEEGIKTDFDDLLRDAVDGEAPTVDAETETEPAPQIAEPTIEVELEAEPEAEPEEDILGVAEAREKLLAAVAALEQPAPAPEPELSEEEAEARALAEAIEAERREFED; encoded by the coding sequence ATGAACCTGACTGAACCCCGCGAGCTGGCACCCCTGCTTGAAGCCTTTCTGTTGGCCTCGGGAAAGCCGCAATCCCTTGAGCGCCTCTTTGAACTGTTTGAAGAGGGCGAACGCCCCGAGCCTGCAGTTTTCAAGAAAGCCCTGACCCTGCTCGGCAAGTCCTGCGAGGGCCGTGCTTTCGAACTCAAGGAAGTCTCGTCGGGCTATCGTTTGCAGATCCGCGAGAAGTTTTCGCCGTGGGTCGGTCGCTTGTGGGAAGAGCGCCCGCAGCGCTATTCCCGTGCGCTGTTGGAAACCATCGCGCTGATCGCCTATCGCCAGCCGATCACCCGTGGCGAGATCGAAGACGTGCGCGGTGTGGCGGTGAACAGCAACATCGTCAAAACCTTGCTTGAGCGTGAGTGGATCCGCGTCGTCGGTTACCGCGATGTGCCGGGCAAACCGGCGATGTTTGCCACCACCAAAGGCTTTCTCGATCACTTCAACCTGAAGAACCTCGAAGACCTGCCGCCGCTGGCCGAACTGCGCGAGATGGAAACTGACCCGGTGCTTGATTTCGACGATGCGCCGGTGCCGCAGAACTTGCAGGAACTGGCCGACGCCAGCGCCGAGCCGGAGGAGGAGAAGGAAGAGACCAGTTTCCATACGTTGTTGCTGGAGCTGGACAGCATGGAAGAGGGGATCAAGACCGACTTCGACGATTTGCTGCGGGATGCGGTGGATGGTGAGGCACCGACGGTTGATGCAGAAACCGAGACTGAGCCTGCGCCGCAGATCGCCGAGCCAACCATTGAAGTTGAACTTGAAGCTGAGCCAGAAGCCGAACCGGAAGAAGACATTCTTGGCGTCGCCGAAGCCCGCGAGAAGCTGTTGGCCGCCGTCGCCGCCCTCGAACAACCGGCGCCAGCGCCCGAGCCGGAGCTAAGCGAAGAAGAAGCCGAAGCCCGCGCCCTGGCCGAAGCCATCGAAGCCGAGCGCCGCGAATTCGAAGACTGA
- a CDS encoding DUF1289 domain-containing protein: MSSTKDPCISLCKFTDDICLGCGRSKREIKAWKKLDKDDKRTVLAEAALRLIKLGGAGRRKKK; this comes from the coding sequence ATGAGTTCCACCAAAGACCCGTGCATCAGCCTCTGCAAATTCACCGACGACATCTGCCTCGGCTGCGGCCGCAGCAAGCGTGAAATCAAGGCCTGGAAGAAACTCGACAAGGACGACAAGCGCACCGTACTGGCCGAAGCCGCGCTGCGCCTGATCAAACTCGGTGGCGCCGGTCGGCGGAAAAAGAAATAA
- the rluB gene encoding 23S rRNA pseudouridine(2605) synthase RluB produces the protein MSDIIQKDDQEIGPAGEKLQKVLARIGVGSRRDVESWISQGRIKVNGKDATLGLRVDMHDAITIDGKVIKREEAAESVRRVIMYNKPDGEICTRDDPEGRPTVFDKLPRPKEGRWINIGRLDINTTGLLMFTTDGELANRLMHPSYEMDREYAVRVRGEVDDEMIERLKAGVVLEDGPAKFTDIKQAPGGEGFNHWYHCVVMEGRNREVRRLWESQGLVVSRLKRVRFGPVFLNSDLPMGRWREMSQYEVDILSAEVGLTPVAMPQLNAKSKDKLERMQRKSSRPMAKTERVRTLRPAAGAPTGPRPSREPQIEGERPGRKPVARDGERTPRPANGRTERGERGAPAGRGTPVADRPADTTNKRPAKPAPKRPGIKLVDGDKPSGKRRGAPAGSGQRPGFGRKKPE, from the coding sequence ATGAGCGACATCATTCAGAAAGACGACCAGGAAATCGGCCCAGCAGGCGAAAAGCTGCAGAAAGTCCTCGCCCGTATCGGCGTCGGTTCGCGCCGTGACGTGGAATCCTGGATCAGCCAGGGCCGGATCAAGGTCAATGGCAAAGACGCCACCCTCGGTCTGCGCGTCGACATGCACGACGCCATCACTATTGATGGCAAGGTGATCAAGCGCGAAGAGGCGGCCGAATCGGTGCGCCGCGTGATCATGTACAACAAGCCCGATGGCGAGATCTGCACCCGTGACGACCCGGAAGGCCGTCCGACCGTGTTCGACAAGCTGCCGCGTCCGAAAGAAGGGCGCTGGATCAACATCGGTCGTCTCGACATCAACACCACCGGTCTGCTGATGTTCACCACCGACGGTGAACTGGCCAACCGCCTGATGCACCCGTCCTACGAGATGGACCGTGAGTACGCCGTGCGTGTACGCGGTGAAGTCGACGACGAGATGATCGAGCGTTTGAAGGCTGGCGTGGTGCTGGAAGACGGCCCGGCCAAGTTCACCGACATCAAACAGGCACCGGGCGGCGAAGGCTTCAACCACTGGTATCACTGCGTGGTGATGGAAGGCCGTAACCGTGAGGTTCGTCGTCTGTGGGAATCGCAAGGTCTGGTGGTCAGCCGTCTGAAGCGCGTGCGTTTCGGCCCGGTGTTCCTCAACTCCGACCTGCCGATGGGCCGCTGGCGCGAAATGAGCCAGTACGAAGTCGACATCCTCAGTGCTGAAGTCGGCCTGACGCCGGTTGCCATGCCGCAGCTGAACGCCAAGAGCAAAGACAAACTTGAGCGTATGCAGCGCAAATCGTCGCGGCCGATGGCCAAGACCGAGCGCGTCCGCACGCTGCGTCCAGCCGCTGGCGCGCCGACCGGCCCACGTCCAAGCCGTGAGCCGCAGATCGAAGGCGAGCGTCCAGGTCGCAAGCCAGTCGCCCGTGACGGCGAGCGCACTCCGCGTCCAGCCAACGGTCGTACTGAACGTGGCGAGCGTGGTGCGCCTGCCGGTCGCGGTACGCCAGTGGCGGATCGTCCAGCGGACACCACCAACAAGCGTCCGGCCAAACCTGCGCCGAAGCGTCCGGGGATCAAGCTGGTTGATGGCGACAAGCCGTCGGGCAAGCGTCGTGGTGCGCCGGCCGGTTCCGGTCAGCGTCCAGGGTTTGGTCGCAAGAAACCGGAGTAA
- a CDS encoding leucyl aminopeptidase, giving the protein MDKPRAISHFLYYLEHHPALAGLDSAKVLLGHTADYEALTGAIAEQAGDHPRFQFSARRLDLDSTATLTSAITDSDLYIFFYDSSTLPNPRPDGPEFVRALQGVMAENWKKSLLFKDYGDYFYDTFSVTPQRIAGLNSHLIQRMSQATTLSFKDDDGSWFETPLSSIKKWTDINGVGNFDLAPGEIATHSEAINGHVKFKGTFLSTIPFARKYGVLESPLELWIENSTISRIATEVPGLEHDFNKYLDANPSNRRIEELGIGTNEGVKDLYARNAGFEERHCGLHLGLGGGAKGSHHLDLIFSGGVLALDDKPVFDGRFVF; this is encoded by the coding sequence ATGGATAAGCCCCGCGCGATCTCGCATTTCCTTTACTACCTAGAACACCACCCTGCCCTTGCCGGCCTCGACTCGGCGAAGGTACTGCTCGGCCACACGGCTGATTATGAAGCGCTGACCGGCGCGATCGCCGAACAGGCTGGCGATCATCCTCGTTTCCAGTTCAGCGCCCGACGTCTGGACCTGGATAGCACCGCAACGCTGACTTCGGCGATTACCGACAGCGATCTGTACATTTTCTTCTACGACTCTTCCACCCTGCCCAACCCGCGTCCCGACGGCCCGGAGTTCGTCCGTGCGCTGCAAGGCGTGATGGCAGAAAACTGGAAGAAGTCGCTGCTGTTCAAGGATTACGGCGATTATTTCTACGACACCTTCAGCGTCACCCCGCAGCGCATCGCCGGGCTCAACAGTCACCTGATCCAGCGCATGTCCCAGGCGACCACGCTGAGCTTCAAGGACGATGACGGCTCATGGTTCGAAACGCCGCTGAGCAGCATCAAGAAGTGGACCGACATCAACGGCGTCGGCAACTTCGACCTGGCGCCCGGCGAAATCGCCACGCACAGTGAAGCCATCAATGGCCATGTGAAGTTCAAGGGCACGTTCCTCAGCACCATTCCGTTCGCGCGCAAGTACGGCGTGCTGGAGTCGCCGCTGGAGCTGTGGATCGAGAATTCCACCATCAGCCGCATCGCCACCGAGGTGCCGGGGCTGGAGCATGATTTCAACAAGTATCTGGATGCCAACCCTTCAAACCGGCGGATTGAGGAGTTGGGGATTGGCACCAATGAAGGCGTGAAGGATTTGTATGCGCGTAATGCCGGATTTGAGGAGCGGCATTGTGGCTTGCACCTTGGCTTGGGCGGTGGCGCCAAGGGTAGTCATCATCTGGATCTGATCTTTTCTGGCGGGGTGTTGGCGCTGGATGACAAGCCGGTGTTTGATGGGCGTTTTGTGTTTTAG
- a CDS encoding amino acid permease: MSGQPSQSGELKRGLKNRHIQLIALGGAIGTGLFLGSAGVLKSAGPSMILGYAICGFIAFMIMRQLGEMIVEEPVAGSFSHFAHKYWGGFAGFLSGWNCWILYILVGMSELTAVGKYIHYWAPDIPTWVSAAAFFVLINAINLANVKVFGEAEFWFAIIKVVAIVGMIALGSYLLVSGNGGPQASVTNLWSHGGFFPNGVSGLVMAMAIIMFSFGGLEMLGFTAAEADKPKTVIPKAINQVIYRILIFYIGALVILLSLTPWDSLLETLNASGDSYSGSPFVQVFSMLGSNTAAHILNFVVLTAALSVYNSGTYCNSRMLLGMAEQGDAPKGLAKIDKRGVPVRSILASAAVTLVAVLLNYFIPQHALELLMSLVVATLVINWAMISFSHFKFRQHMNKTQQTPLFKALWYPYGNYICLAFVAFILGVMLLIPGIQISVYAIPLWVVFMWVCYVIKNKRGAQQAVHAAGAAK, from the coding sequence ATGAGTGGACAACCCTCGCAATCAGGCGAGCTGAAACGCGGCCTGAAAAATCGCCATATTCAACTGATCGCCCTCGGTGGCGCGATCGGTACCGGATTGTTCCTCGGCTCGGCCGGGGTACTGAAATCCGCCGGCCCGTCGATGATTCTCGGCTACGCCATCTGCGGCTTCATCGCCTTCATGATCATGCGCCAGCTCGGCGAGATGATCGTCGAAGAGCCGGTGGCCGGTTCCTTCAGCCATTTCGCGCACAAGTACTGGGGCGGCTTTGCCGGCTTTCTGTCGGGCTGGAACTGCTGGATTCTGTACATTCTGGTGGGCATGTCGGAGCTGACCGCAGTCGGCAAATACATCCACTATTGGGCCCCGGACATCCCGACCTGGGTCTCTGCGGCAGCCTTCTTCGTGCTGATCAACGCGATCAACCTGGCCAACGTCAAAGTCTTCGGTGAAGCCGAGTTCTGGTTCGCGATCATCAAGGTTGTGGCGATCGTCGGCATGATTGCGCTCGGCAGCTACCTGCTGGTCAGCGGCAACGGCGGTCCGCAAGCGTCGGTAACCAACCTGTGGTCGCACGGCGGGTTCTTCCCGAACGGCGTCAGCGGACTGGTGATGGCCATGGCGATCATCATGTTCTCCTTCGGCGGTCTGGAAATGCTCGGTTTCACCGCCGCTGAAGCCGACAAGCCGAAAACCGTGATCCCGAAAGCGATCAACCAGGTGATCTACCGGATCCTGATTTTCTACATCGGTGCACTGGTGATCCTGCTGTCGCTGACCCCATGGGACAGCCTGCTGGAAACCCTCAACGCGTCCGGCGATTCGTACAGCGGCAGCCCGTTCGTGCAAGTGTTCTCGATGCTCGGCAGCAACACCGCCGCGCACATCCTCAACTTTGTGGTGTTGACCGCAGCGTTGTCGGTGTACAACAGCGGCACCTACTGCAACAGCCGCATGCTACTGGGCATGGCCGAGCAGGGCGATGCGCCGAAAGGTCTGGCGAAGATCGACAAGCGTGGCGTGCCGGTGCGGTCGATTCTGGCTTCGGCGGCGGTGACCCTGGTCGCTGTGTTGCTCAACTACTTTATTCCGCAGCACGCGCTGGAACTGCTGATGTCGCTGGTGGTTGCGACGCTGGTGATCAACTGGGCGATGATCAGCTTCTCGCACTTCAAGTTCCGCCAGCACATGAACAAGACCCAGCAGACGCCGCTGTTCAAGGCGCTGTGGTATCCGTACGGCAACTACATCTGCCTGGCGTTCGTTGCGTTCATCCTTGGCGTGATGCTGCTGATCCCGGGCATTCAGATCTCG